The following is a genomic window from Hemibagrus wyckioides isolate EC202008001 linkage group LG22, SWU_Hwy_1.0, whole genome shotgun sequence.
AAACAGCTGAGACTGGAGCATCTACTGAAGCGCTTACAGAGCCTTTGGCTAACTGCAGCACAATGCCGATAGGGATGTGTGAATCTCGCAGGCTATGTGAATACTGCTGAGTAATCATAATAATTCCTCTGATACAGCATGCTCACTGCCGAGGGAAGCAAACAGGAGACATGGCTGCTGAGCTCAGAAGAGGTGGAGATCAGTGCCTCCGGTAGAAACACAGATGGCCTCAATAGTGGAACATACTGATGAAGCTCTGCTTGTAAATTAGTACAGCATGCAGCCTGAATATTACGAACAGTGTAGAAAGcattacatttattacacataTACTGGGATAGGATGACTAACTAAGAAATGTGACTGGAGGTGATCAAGTATGGATTTCCACCCAAGACTTTAGAAACACAGAATGTTGTATAAAGATCTCAGCACTCAATACGTTGGCCATTTCATAATACAAGCCACATACCAGCTAGAACTTCCATGCCACAGTTGACCGTCACCCTCATTTTATGTTTCACGTCTCCAGCCCGTCACCCATACTGTAGATCACCATCTGAAACCCTCCCTCCACACCACCAGCACCTCTCCACATTCAAGGACAGCCTGCTTACTGGTGAAAAGCATCCTGAATTCACATCACAAAAATGGGAAGTTGGAGTATTTTATCgagtgagagagatacagcCCATAAGAGTAGTATTAGATTACGGCACACAAAATTCTCTCACCCTCCTAATCTGCCAAAAATTCCATGCCAAGCACCCTGAATGACCAGCCCCCCGTCTCATAGGTAGACCAAGCAAAAGATCAGCTTCCAGAGTCAGCTCTAAGAGGGATTTCTATCATGCCGACTGCAGAATCCACCAATAACTCCATTTCTCAAAGTATTGCATACAAAAATGGCCACCGCAGTCTACAGTCTCCAGCCACTCTCCCCATCGTTGTGTTCAAACTCACCCAAATACTGATATAGCACATCTATTcccaagcacacacactttcagcttTTGCCTGTGATTGACTGTTTGCTGATTGCTTGACTTTCTGCCTGTCCCTTTTGATAATATTGCTTCATGTTTTGGAATTTGTTTGCCAGTTTCAATAAAACTATCAACTTCAATTACATCTTCGACTCGGTCACGGGAAAaaatgtttgtaggatttaCATGGAATTATAATTGTAACCAGCAGATGAACAAATTAGATTTGGGAATTGATCCAAACAGGAACAAGGTCACAACAAGGTCTAATGTCTGAAatagcttccttcctgtttgaagtatatttaaagtgtatttCAAGCATCAAATTTGTACAAGAAGCACAATACTTATTAGCAGCAGTGGTATCCCTGTTAACACCACTGGCATTAAgttgtatttgttttaattctaCTTTAGTAACAAGCAATTAAGAGGCATCAAAATATTTCTTCTACTGTTAGAACGGTGTCACGTTTTCCATAATAAACTAAACAATTTGTCTTGTACAATACCTGAAGCCTACCTCTGGCTTGGAGTAACTCTAGGAGCTCTTCTCGGATGATAACCGGTTTGGCGTTTTTATCTGCCACGCCCAGCACCTCGAAAGCCTTGTAGAGGTCATGCTTGGAGATTCCACAGACTGGCCGGTGGTTAACATACAACTTAATAAACTCCTCCAGGTCGATGTCAGATACGTACTTCCCTGTCTCTGCATAACGACTGAATTTCACCTCATTCTGCATGTCTTCCAACTAGAACAGTTCAAAGATAAAGaacaatgtgaaaaaaataataaataaaatattaatcatGTATGTCTAAAATGTCTAGTCTTATCTACCATCTGAATCAACAATGAACTAGAATTATTTTCTATATCTGATTGGATGTAACTCATTATCTGCAAATCTGTATCTATTTGCAGTTCTATGCCATATTTTTATGGCCAATTTTTGTTttggaattaaattaaaatcaaatcTTGTAAAATTTACAACAAAAATAAGGATGTTGCTTTAAGCAGTCCTGTATTAGTTTTGCGAAACACAGTGTATGAGCTAGAAATTCAATCTAAAATGTACCCCTGTACCGATAGATTATCAACGGCCCTGAACATTCAGCAAGACGTCACAAGGCAGGATGATGCTTTGTGTCTCTACATGGTGAATCCCTGGAACCTCATCATGCCCTCATGTTAAAtcatcattcattttttaagGTTTTCCCACTGACTTTGACTGGTGCACAGATAACCGAGGAACATATGATGGGTTATTGAAACAGATACACAGTCTATCTTTCATCCCAAAAAAACTAGTACCTCTTGCTCTGTTGGGTAGAAGCCAAGCGCTCTGATGAGATATGGAACTTCAGAAAGAGGGATACGAGCGGATACTCGTCTGGTTTCCATCGAGTCGATGCCCTGACTGCGCAACTgacagtaataaaataaatcctttACGACCTAATGGAAAAAGCACAGGCTCTTTTTTTATGAGTGTGCATCATTTTCCAAACACAAGGAATATGTTGAACTCAAATGCATTCCTGTTCCCCTTAAATTGACCTGTTCAAAAGAAATACTTTGTAATTGCAGGATTATTTTGCCCTTACCTTAAAaagctctccatctctccctccttctAAAAGAGTGTAAAAGGGAATCAGGTCTTTTCCTCCCAAAGCAGCGGCTGCCTCTAATGCACTGTGCAGACAGTTTTTGAATTTTTAATGGACGAGGGCAACGAGTGAATGTACCGTACAGCTGTTGAATGCAATCTAAGTGTCACATTTACACTTCACGTAAATGTGTCCTTAAATGCCAGATTTGTGCTGTGAAATATATAACCTCTGACTTCCTctacaattttttaaatgtaacgTCTAGACTCCTGCTGCACTTACGGACGGCTGATCTCCCATGAGAAGACAGTCCTGTCCACGCCACCAGCGGTGAAAATATATTTTCCATCATGAGAGCAAGCCAGATGTGAGACCCCTGAAGAGTGGCATATCAGTGCTAAGGACTTGTGTGGGTTCCCATCAAGAGGCAGGATCTGAACCCCAACCTACACAAAGTCGAGAATAGTCTATGCAAGCCAAAATACACTACAAAACTGAATTCAAACAATCTGGATATCATTTTTGAATCATTTTCTACACACCTTGTCCTGTGTTATATAAGCCATGTAATGTGAATTCAAATTCCCATCTTTAGAGGATGGCAGCATCAGCATCTTTTTTACAGGTGAACCGTACGTGGGGCCAAGAAGTGTTTTtctagaaaaaaatacaataaaatattagtTATTTTTCCCATTTTAATACAGCCATAAGTACCATTATTTCTGTGTCCTTTCTCTTAGGCTATAGTCAGTGATTGAAACCAGGCTGAATAAAAGAACACAGATACCTGCACATCTTTGTGGTGACATTGAGTAGTTTCAGCTTGTACAGGTCAGATGCGATTAGTAAAAAGTGCTCGGTGGTTAAAGGAGGATACCAGGCCATGCACGTAGGCCTGGCACTTTGCTCGATGCGTTCTGAGCTGAGGAGCAACAACTCGTCCTTTCTGCTGTTCTGCAGGTCGTACTCAACCTAAAGAGGGGAGAGAGAACAGCCTTCCAACATCAGCAGTGTCTCCTGAACACAGAGTGACCTGTGAAGTACTGATAGCTCTATTAAATCTAAATTTAATATGCTGATCATTTGAAcccagggcaaaaaaaaaaaactaacaactTTTGCCAGTGACTGCATTTGaagatgaatttatttaaaaaggcaCTGTAACACAATTTGTCTTCCTGGGTACTACGAGTTTCTAACTGCATATGCTATAATtgcaaaaaaatatagaaactGACTATTAATCCCCTCaaactttgcttttttttccatcGAGAAGACAGcaaaatttttatttccattttaattcACTTCTTTCCAATCAAAAGTCCAGTATCTTATCCACTGAGTAAAACTGCCCCATATGTATGGTCTGCAACATTAAATGCTTTAATGCattaaatctttctttcttcaactAATTCCTTATGAattctgattttttaaattaattaataaataataaaatattaaggtAATTGCTGGCAAATTGATGAAgtataaaaaaaaggattaaaacattttgcaatgttatagaaaaataatcctcCGCTTTGCATCtagcattttatttcttacttacaaAAATTCAGCATGtcaaaaaaaatgcattgtaGATTGTAGCAAGATACTGACTAGTCTGCGATCCATGCCCAAGGAGAGCAGCCGTGGCTTGGTGCTGTCCAGGTCCACGCCGAACAGCAGGTCCTGAATGGCCTTGTAGTGGGAACGATGCTTCCCGAGGTAGTGCCACACATACTGCGTGCCTTCCTTACATATATGAAAAACCATCACAGCTTTCCCAGTGTCCTGAAGTAGAAAATgatatatttctctttattttgcattatatttatgtattatatatggAGTACGTGTAGACTGAATGAGTAATGTTACTACTAGGTACTATATATATGGTTCAAATGGCTTGTGCACTGACCGCAGCGGCCAGGTAAGAGGAGTTGTGGGAGAAAGCGAGATGGGTAATGCAGTCAGGACTGTACTTAAATCCCCCCTCGACTTCTTCCTCTAAAGTGCAGGGATCCAGAACTTTCACAACTCCGCTGACAAAACCGACAGCCAGGTAAAGGCCTGAAAAACAAGGAAAATCATTAGGACAAAATAAATCAAGAGGATGAATTACTCTTAGGAAACTCACATTTCTGTCTTTCCCGTTGTGTATTTCATTGGGTGTggtgacagtgtgagtgttgAAGATGCCCCCtccccctttttctttttatattaagATGATTCAAATGGAATCATGATCATTCTCCCTCAGGACCTTCACTCATTTGCCACACGGGTGAGTGCattatttagtaaaaaaaaaaaaaaaaaagttttgtcaACGTAAAGGTGTTTTGGTCAATTACTGGCAATTTatctgaaaattaaaaaaaatgtttaagataagaaaaataatgtaattCAGGTTACCATACAATACCATtccattacaacacacacacacacacacacacttaccctgaGGATCGTAGGTGATACAGTGGATCTGCTCATCTGTATGGAATATTTTGCTGCACACAGTCACTTTTTGCTCATAGTCCCAAACTTTTAGGACACCACTGTAGCTGCCCATAGCTACAAGAGGATGCTGAGGGTGACAAGCTACAGCGTTCAGAGGCTCAGCATGTTCTTTCATTAAAGTCTGAGCACTTCTGCTTTGTGCTTTCACGTGCACCACAGCTGCACTGACGGTAGACAGGACAAGATTTCTACAAAAGGAAAGCAGACAATTATGGGCTCAATAAAGCCATATGAAGTCAATATTGTTcagaatataataaataaaagcgaGCATGTCATAACATATGAGAATTCAGATACAGTCAACTTTGGGAAACTTATTATGCAGGAGTCAGCAAAAATATTGTATAGAATAATATCATTTTTACTAAAACAAGTCTTCAAGAAAATTCATTCGTCGCAGATTTCTTATCTGTAGGGAAAGGATTCTCAATAACAAATGTggataaataattataaaattaagaaaattaaTCATGACTACTCAAGGACACCAAAATCTCTTTATATCTCTTTCACTATGCAGTTGGTTGATATAAGCTCTACAGGAGGATTGTGCAGCAATGCCACGGTGTACTCAGCATGTCTCCGTTTCACAAAAGGTTCTTTGCAGTGGAAAAAGGTTCTTTAGTCTATAGAGGTGTTCTTTATCACATTATGAACATTATAACCATTTACTGCACGGTTCTTTGAGGAACCAAAAATGCTTCTTCAGTGGCATTACTGTGCAAACCTCTTTTTGGTTCTCACTGGCTCCTTTATTTGTAAGACTGGAACACATGGTGCCTCAGAAACACATGCAACTTTTTGAAGtgttgctcatgctgcatcacatggCAAAGTAACATGAAGAGGAAAGCTCCGTTATCCCTTTTCTGCATACACAATAAATAGATACACACAATTGACTAGcgtcactgtaactgacaccaAAGAGAGCATGCCATCCTTCACACTCAGAGAGCATAGGCACAGTTGCTGCTTTGGCTCCTGGCTTCAGATAGCTGTAGCATCCTCAGGAATCAGGTGCCATAAATCTAATTCCTCAGCAATGTGGCTCTTACCTACTGACATATGATTCAGTGTTCAAGATGTCTTCTGTACACGCAACACCACTAGAAGTAGGAGTTTCCTTTGACAGGGAAATGGATGTGATGGGGTCCAAATTGAAGTCAGTTAAGCAGCTAAGGACCTTGAAGTTTGTGTCGTAGAATTTGATGTGGCCTCTTACATCACCTGTCACAATAAAGCTACAGAGAAAGGGCAGAAAATTACATCCAGTCTATGAgataagatttatttttatagtccTATATACAGGAATACACAGACTTATGAGTTGTAGTTATcatactttaaaaaaagagagaatgaatgcTGCCTGTTTCTGTCAGTAAATATCTGCTTGTTTACCTGTCACACTGTGTCATTACACTAATCCCATCCTTCTGCAGGGAAATTAATTTGCTGGCTTTTAATGCATTCAGATGGCCTGTACCTGACCTCGGCACATCCAACACCACCATATTCCCTGTCAGCGTGGCTGAGAAAGCCTGCATGCCTCCAACATGGAAGACAGACTGACTAAAGCAACCCACTTCTCTCTTGAATGTCTAGAGTGGTGGAAAAAATACATGTATTTCAAGCTTTCTTAAAGATAAAGCAGTTTACTTTTAGTTGGTACACCTTTATTTCGGATTAATTGCTTGTAAGTATTTAAATTTGGTACCAATAGGAATAATTATAGATAGAGGCGTCTGAAACGGCATCTGGTGTCATTCTGGGTGACCAATGATCAAGAGAGGAACTAGtagtagagaaacagaaaacatcATGTAAGTCTTACCTTGGAGATTTCAGGGGCTTCATATTGCATAGTTTCTTTATCCTTAATGAATTTTCACAAACAGAAAATAttgttaattaatacaaattaaacaGTATATCTATTTAGCTAATACACAGATATAACTGGTGCTCACCCAGGTGTAAAAGAGGACATGACTTGCACTGTTACTGAGTAGCTGGCAGCTGTCAGTAGGGTTGAATATGATGTGTTTCTAGAAAGGAACAAACTATGAGATAATATCT
Proteins encoded in this region:
- the cfap251 gene encoding cilia- and flagella-associated protein 251 isoform X3 produces the protein MAEADGAENETFCDQNVGEQSSVEDQVEKENIQKSSERKKEEEEEGPGPSSLVYTSTSLSLKPDPEKRLITHPLTLNWAFGINKTLPVFSLLDQDRLAILYACSHVAVIYDHTSNSQHLLQGHCNPISCLCVSEDRRWIVSADKGHDSLVIIWDSYSGIPVRTMFDCHPEGGVAAVALSKDSKYLVTVGAGTVQRVCIWDWTNETEGPVCQVDISSNLGCQKHIIFNPTDSCQLLSNSASHVLFYTWDKETMQYEAPEISKTFKREVGCFSQSVFHVGGMQAFSATLTGNMVVLDVPRSGTGHLNALKASKLISLQKDGISVMTQCDSFIVTGDVRGHIKFYDTNFKVLSCLTDFNLDPITSISLSKETPTSSGVACTEDILNTESYVSRNLVLSTVSAAVVHVKAQSRSAQTLMKEHAEPLNAVACHPQHPLVAMGSYSGVLKVWDYEQKVTVCSKIFHTDEQIHCITYDPQGLYLAVGFVSGVVKVLDPCTLEEEVEGGFKYSPDCITHLAFSHNSSYLAAADTGKAVMVFHICKEGTQYVWHYLGKHRSHYKAIQDLLFGVDLDSTKPRLLSLGMDRRLVEYDLQNSRKDELLLLSSERIEQSARPTCMAWYPPLTTEHFLLIASDLYKLKLLNVTTKMCRKTLLGPTYGSPVKKMLMLPSSKDGNLNSHYMAYITQDKVGVQILPLDGNPHKSLALICHSSGVSHLACSHDGKYIFTAGGVDRTVFSWEISRPALEAAAALGGKDLIPFYTLLEGGRDGELFKVVKDLFYYCQLRSQGIDSMETRRVSARIPLSEVPYLIRALGFYPTEQELEDMQNEVKFSRYAETGKYVSDIDLEEFIKLYVNHRPVCGISKHDLYKAFEVLGVADKNAKPVIIREELLELLQARDSELQLERQLPPNITMDMFVTDILRFPMSTRELPAEQQPLSSKAL
- the cfap251 gene encoding cilia- and flagella-associated protein 251 isoform X2, encoding MAEADGAENETFCDQNVGEQSSVEDQVEKENIQKSSERKKEEEEEGPGPSSLVYTSTSLSLKPDPEKRLITHPLTLNWAFGINKTLPVFSLLDQDRLAILYACSHVAVIYDHTSNSQHLLQGHCNPISCLCVSEDRRWIVSADKGHDSLVIIWDSYSGIPVRTMFDCHPEGGVAAVALSKDSKYLVTVGAGTVQRVCIWDWTNETEGPVCQVDISSNLGCQKHIIFNPTDSCQLLSNSASHVLFYTWDKETMQYEAPEISKTFKREVGCFSQSVFHVGGMQAFSATLTGNMVVLDVPRSGTGHLNALKASKLISLQKDGISVMTQCDSFIVTGDVRGHIKFYDTNFKVLSCLTDFNLDPITSISLSKETPTSSGVACTEDILNTESYVSRNLVLSTVSAAVVHVKAQSRSAQTLMKEHAEPLNAVACHPQHPLVAMGSYSGVLKVWDYEQKVTVCSKIFHTDEQIHCITYDPQGLYLAVGFVSGVVKVLDPCTLEEEVEGGFKYSPDCITHLAFSHNSSYLAAADTGKAVMVFHICKEGTQYVWHYLGKHRSHYKAIQDLLFGVDLDSTKPRLLSLGMDRRLVEYDLQNSRKDELLLLSSERIEQSARPTCMAWYPPLTTEHFLLIASDLYKLKLLNVTTKMCRKTLLGPTYGSPVKKMLMLPSSKDGNLNSHYMAYITQDKVGVQILPLDGNPHKSLALICHSSGVSHLACSHDGKYIFTAGGVDRTVFSWEISRPALEAAAALGGKDLIPFYTLLEGGRDGELFKLRSQGIDSMETRRVSARIPLSEVPYLIRALGFYPTEQELEDMQNEVKFSRYAETGKYVSDIDLEEFIKLYVNHRPVCGISKHDLYKAFEVLGVADKNAKPVIIREELLELLQARGEHMTEEELAECFTTLLGFSVEEQTPECEDSELQLERQLPPNITMDMFVTDILRFPMSTRELPAEQQPLSSKAL
- the cfap251 gene encoding cilia- and flagella-associated protein 251 isoform X1, producing the protein MAEADGAENETFCDQNVGEQSSVEDQVEKENIQKSSERKKEEEEEGPGPSSLVYTSTSLSLKPDPEKRLITHPLTLNWAFGINKTLPVFSLLDQDRLAILYACSHVAVIYDHTSNSQHLLQGHCNPISCLCVSEDRRWIVSADKGHDSLVIIWDSYSGIPVRTMFDCHPEGGVAAVALSKDSKYLVTVGAGTVQRVCIWDWTNETEGPVCQVDISSNLGCQKHIIFNPTDSCQLLSNSASHVLFYTWDKETMQYEAPEISKTFKREVGCFSQSVFHVGGMQAFSATLTGNMVVLDVPRSGTGHLNALKASKLISLQKDGISVMTQCDSFIVTGDVRGHIKFYDTNFKVLSCLTDFNLDPITSISLSKETPTSSGVACTEDILNTESYVSRNLVLSTVSAAVVHVKAQSRSAQTLMKEHAEPLNAVACHPQHPLVAMGSYSGVLKVWDYEQKVTVCSKIFHTDEQIHCITYDPQGLYLAVGFVSGVVKVLDPCTLEEEVEGGFKYSPDCITHLAFSHNSSYLAAADTGKAVMVFHICKEGTQYVWHYLGKHRSHYKAIQDLLFGVDLDSTKPRLLSLGMDRRLVEYDLQNSRKDELLLLSSERIEQSARPTCMAWYPPLTTEHFLLIASDLYKLKLLNVTTKMCRKTLLGPTYGSPVKKMLMLPSSKDGNLNSHYMAYITQDKVGVQILPLDGNPHKSLALICHSSGVSHLACSHDGKYIFTAGGVDRTVFSWEISRPALEAAAALGGKDLIPFYTLLEGGRDGELFKVVKDLFYYCQLRSQGIDSMETRRVSARIPLSEVPYLIRALGFYPTEQELEDMQNEVKFSRYAETGKYVSDIDLEEFIKLYVNHRPVCGISKHDLYKAFEVLGVADKNAKPVIIREELLELLQARGEHMTEEELAECFTTLLGFSVEEQTPECEDSELQLERQLPPNITMDMFVTDILRFPMSTRELPAEQQPLSSKAL